A stretch of DNA from Chitinispirillales bacterium:
GTAACAATCGGCTGGGTTCTTTTATTTTATGAATACGCATAAATTCTCTAAAAATCTTACGAGCTTTTTGCCGATTGTCGTGATGCCGTTTTTTGCGTTCTTTATCGCTGTTTTGATTTAAAATGGAACTTTCCCGATATTTATAAAAATATACGGCGCTTGGGCAAAGAACAATTTTGTTCGCATAATAAATCATAGGAATCATAACCGGTAAATCTTCCATCGGGACCAGATCGGGAAAAGAAAATTGATGCTCATTCCAAAAACTTTTTTTGATTAAATAACGCCAAGCCCAACTTGAAATCACAACTTCCGTCTTTTTTATTTTATCGTTTTTATTAGACAAAATCTCACTGTTTTGAAACCAAACACTCCGCCATTGTTTTTTTTCGTAAAATACTGAACAAGCAGAAATATCCGCATTGTTTTTTTCTGCCGCACTTATCATAACTTCATAAAAATCGGGACTTAATAAATCGTCTGCATCCATAAAGTGAATATATTCACCCCCTGCGTTTTCTGCACCTGAGTTTCTCGCAGCAGGCAACCCTCTGTTTTTTGAATGTTCCACTAATTTTATTCGGTTATCCTGCAAAGCTATTTCTTTAACGATTTCAGCAGAATTATCGTTTGGACAATCCAATACACAAACGATTTCTAAATGTTGATATGTTTGAAAACGAACAGAATCTAATGTCTGCTTCAGATATTTCTCCGCGTTATAAATCGGAATAATTACACTGATTTTTTCGGTTATTTTGCCATATTCTATTTGAGCATTTTTGCATATTACTCTTTTCCTTAGACGTTTACTAAGTTTTTCCTTTAATATACTTGGTTCTTTGATATTATATTTTCTGATAAAATTTGCTCTTATTTTACGTGCATTTCGCAGATTTTCTTTCCAAATCTTTTTTTCTTCCGCATTTCGTCCTTTTTTATTCAATATGGAATCTTCGCGGTTTTTGTAAAAATAGACAGCATCAGGACAAGTAACAACTTTATTTGCGTGATACAACATAGGTAACGCAACTGCGGTGTCTTCCATAACCATCAAATTCGGGAACAAGAAATTGTTGTTATCCCAAAAGTTTTTTTTGATTAAGTAGCGCCACGACCAACCTTGAACTAAGACCATGCTATTATATATTTTATCTGAATTGAACAAAATTTCGTTTCCTTGAAACCAAATGCTTCGCGTTGGATTTTTTTCGTTGAAAACGGAAGATACTGCAACATCAGCATCATTTTCAACAGAAGAGTTTATCATTATTCCGTAAAAATCGGGGTTTAAAAAATCGTCTGCATCCATAAAATGAATGTACTCGCCCGTAGCATATTGAATGCCGTTATTTCGAGCTTCGGCAGGACCCATATTACGAGAATGTTTGACGATTTTTACACGATTGTCTTCTTTTGCAATGTCATTGACAATTTTTTCGGAATTATCAGTCGGGCAATCCAACACACACACAATTTCCAAATTCTTATACGTTTGAAAACGAACAGAATCTAACGTCTGTTTCAAATATTTATCCGCATTGTAAATTGGGACAATTACACTGATTTTCTTCTCCATCTTTTATACTTTTATATTTCCCCTTCGCTTAATTTTGAAAAATAGGTATCGGAATAATTAATTCCAATTGGTATCTTGTATGTTGTTTTCTGAATAAACGATGTTTCTTTTATTCTTTCCCATTCTTTGATATCAAATTTTTTTAATAAATTACTACCGACAAGTTGCTGTATTTCGTCCTCAGAGATATGCGGCATTTTGTCAAATAAATCTTTTGCAACCGGATTTTTCTCAACCAATGCTTTAAACATTAAATGAATTTGAAAATATTCAAGTTTTTTTGTTTCTTTTTTCCAATATTCCATACTCATTTCATGCCACGCATCACATAAAAAACTACCTTTTTTAGTGCGAATAAAACAACTTTGCATATACGAATACGGGAAATGCGTCAATTCACCTGTCAAAAATACAAAAAAATCTTCGTCAAGAATATATTTCGGTACAAAATCGGTCATGTATCCCGTTGCATCAAGCCAAATACCACCGTGATTTTTCAATAAATTCAGCCGTAATAGATCGGAAAAATGAGTATAATCAATTTGCTCCTTTTTGAATTTATCCAACACATAATTCGGCAAATCCGAGAAATTTTCCATTGTAGATTTAGTTAATATCCTATGTTCAAAATTCCCTTTGAATTTATCAACACTTTTCAAACACGATATTACAATTTCAGGGGTTGTTTTTCCATTAGGATTATCCCAAAACTGCCAAATAATTTCGGGGGGAGTTACTGTAATTTCCTTTTGCTCAACGCTTTTAACCACCGGAAGATATTTTTTAGCCACATAATTTGTCAAAATATCGGCTTTAACAAATTCGCCTTTAAGTTTATTTTTTTTCATATCGCCACTTTGCAACCAACCGATTAAACGTATAAAAAAAATTGTTATTCTTATCTGAAATTTAGCAAAACTTCGTGAACAGCTCATAACAAATCTCCTCTTATTTCTCTAACTCAACATTCTTTTTTGCAAGCCACTTTTTATCACTGCCGTCCACCCATAAATAAACCAAATCAATTTTCATATCCCCAACTCCTTAAATCTTTTCGGGATTTTAGCTATCAGACGCATTCCAAGCATACTCGGCTTATTCCAAGCGTAAATCGGTCTGAAAATATTTTGAACAAAACGCGCAAAACCAAAAATTTTATCGCCGTCGAAACATTTTTTATTTGAAACGTCTTCAATAACTTTTATTCTTTTTTTTAGGTGTTTTATTCTTCCGGTTTTAATGAAATCTTGGTCGTCGAAACGACTTTTAAGTGCGTCATAATCCGCGTTTCCAAAGTGAAGTAGATACAAATTTTTATCGATACGAAAATTATACTTTCTCACCCTGTGAAAACCGCTTCCCCAGCGAACGGGTTTTGAAACAACCGAAGTTTTTGTATACCTTGAAGAAAGCAGAGCGTACTCCCGTTGTCGTAAAAACGGTTGAAATTTATCTAATTTTCGCTCAAATTTCAAATGCTGACCAAAATCCAATCCAAGCCCTGAAACGCTTGGATTTATTTTTATTTGCGACAAATACTCGCCAAGCGTTTTACCGATTTTCGGATCTACAATCAAAAACTCGTCCGCGTCGCAGCCGACAACCAAATCGTATTTTTGCAACAGATCCTTTGCTTTATCCGACAAAAAATCAAGACGCCGTTTTTCCGCATCAACGACATTATACCCTTTTTTTTCAACGACAAAAACATTAGCATCGCCCGAGCCGTTTGGCGCTGTTTGGTCGTTTCCGTCCAAATAAATATACAAGTTTTCTTCACCCAAAATTTTCCCGTAATACGCAACCCAGCGGTTTAGAAAAAACTCGTCGTTTCTTGCCATCGTAATAGCGCAAATTTTTCTCATGACGGTAAAATACTATCTGCCGAAAAGCCAAAAACGAACTTTCAAAACTAAATAACGTTGTCAATAAAAAACTGCTGACTTGACTCGCCCGCTTCCTTCTTTCTTACGTATTCTCCGTCTTCGGTAAGATAACTCGCCTTTTCATTGTCGGCAAGCATAATTTCCAGCATTTTACTTATCTTGCTTTGAATTCGACGGTCAATCACGGGCGCGGCGATTTCTACCCTTTTGGCGACATTTCTGGTCATTAAATCGGCGCTTGAAATATAAATTTCCGGTTTTTTTTCGCCGAAACTGTATATGCGGCTATGTTCCAAAAAACGTCCTACAATACTTTTGACTTCAATATTCTCGGTTTTACCGGCGACATTGGGTAAAAGGCAGCAAATTCCGCGGACTATCAAGCGAATTTTTACACCGGCGCTTGACGCTTTCACAAATTCTTTTATAAAATCCACATCGGTCAAACTATTCATTTTACATACGATTTTTGCAGGCTTTCCGGCTTCGGCAAGCGTGGTTTGCTCTTTTATTTTCTGCAAAAACACTTTTTTTAGATTTTGCGGTGCGACAAGAAGTTTTTTGCAATCGATTTCCACGTCTCCCATAGATATTTTACGAAAAAATACCGCCGCGTCCTCGCCAATTTCTTTATTTGCCGTAATTATGTTCAAATCCGTATATTGCCGTGCGGTTGTTTCTTTGTAATTTCCCGTCCCCAAATGCGTAATGTAAAAAATATTTTCGTCCTCTCTTAGCACTATAAGCATTATTTTTGAATGAACTTTGTAATTTCCGACACCGTAAACAACCGTACAACCCGCTTCTTTCAAAATTTCTGTCAAATACAGATTGTTTTCTTCGTCAAAACGGGCGGCAAGTTCCATTATTACCGTCACTTCTTTGTCGTTTCGTTTCGCTCGGCGAAGCGCCTCTATAATCCGCGACTGTTTATCGACACGGTATATCGTAATTTTTATGCTTGCAACCCGCTTGTCCACGCTTGCTTCGTCCAATAAATCCAAAAACGTATCCATACTGTCGAAAGGGTAAGACAAAAACAAATCGCTTGCAAGAACACAAGTAATGAGCGAATTTGATTTTGCAAGTAAAACCTGCCTACTTTTAAGTGCAGAATATTTTAGTTGCGCAACTTTTTCCAAAGGCAAATATTTATCTATTGAAAAAAGAAATTTGTAGTCAAAGAAGTAGTAAATCGTAAAACACTGTTCCGGTTCCACTACGAAATTTTTACACAAAAAACTTTTTATCGCTTTACAATCACCGCTAAATTCCAAACGAACAGGCGGCAAATTTGAGCGGGAACGCACCTGTCCTTTCAAAAGTTTGGAAAAATCATATTCCAATTCAAAATCCATACTATACATTTCTATATCTACATCGGCATTGCGAGTCAGACGAACAAGCGATTTTTCCACAACATTGTATTTTGAAAATATTTGATCGGCAAAGCAATAAATCAGGTCTTCACTGGTCATAATTTTTGTGCCGTAAGAAGTCGTATGCGTTACCAATCTTTCGCATTTTGTCGGCACAGGCAATATTCCAAAGGAATTTTTGCCGCCGTATTCCAAATAAAGAATGACATACATGTTCAGATTTTCAAGATGTATCAACGGATGTTTGTTATCCAGAACCATCGGGTTAAGCAAAGGCAACATGGTTTTTTGAAAATATTTCTCAAAATGCTTGTCAACATCTTTGCTTTTTAAACGAGAATTTATGATGTTTATACCCTCGTTCTTGAGTTCGGTAAAAATGTTTTTCGCAATTTTCATTCTAAATTTATAAAGTTTCTGAGTGTATTTGTAAATTCCCAGCAATTGTTCAGACGAAGTTAAGCCGGTTTTGTTTTCTTTCGCATCGGGATTGTCATGAACACCGTTAAACAAACTCCCGACACGCACCATAAAAAACTCGTCCAGATTGCTGGAAAATATTGAGAGAAATTTACATTTTTCTAAAAGCGGATTATCCTGTGAAGACGCCTCTTGAAGCACCCGTTCGTTAAATTTCAACCAAGAATATTCACGATTCACAAAGGTGTTTTTAATAAATTTGTTCATTTTTATTTCTCTCTTTTTATTTTTAGTCGCCAAACGTTATGCCGACGTCTCTTGACGCCTGAACGAGTTCGTGGTCTTTCGATACGAATTTCGTTTCTCCTGCAATATCCACAAGGTTATTGTGAGTTATTTTCCCGTTACTTATAGCCACGGTTGCGCCGAATTGCTTTTCATTTACCAATTTTGCGGCGTATGCGCCCATTTGCGTACAGATTATACGGTCGTAAGGAGTCGGATTTCCGCCTCGAACTATATGTCCGGTCACCATAACGCGCGTTTCCGTATTCAATGCGCTTGCTATAACTTTTGCAATACGGTTGGAATCTGTTATTTCGCCTCTTTCTTCGCGCTTTTGACAACGTTCCTTTTTGGAAAGAGCCGCTTCATCTTTATCCATAGCCCCTTCCGCAACAGCCATAACGCAGTATCCGTTTCTGTCGTTCGCTTTTTGCGCCGCCTTAACGACTTTGTCGATATCGTAAGGAATTTCGGGAATAAGTATAATATCCGCGCCGCCGCCTATTCCGGCATAAAGCGTAAGCCAGCCGACTTTATTGCCCATAATCTCTACAAGCATAGTACGTCCGTGGCTTGCCGCAGTCGTTCGTATCCTGTCAATGCATTCCGTTGCGACATCCACCGCAGAATGAAATCCGAAAGTAATATCAGTCCCAAAAATATCGTTATCAATGGTTTTGGGCAAACATATCAACTTAATTCCCTCGTCAGCCAATAATTTGGCTTTTTTGTAGGTTCCCTGTCCGCCCAAAACGATTAAAATATCCAAACCCATTTTATGATAGTTTTCTTTTATAGCGGTAATCGTTTCATTATCTTCCGATTTAACCAATTCTTTATATGAAAGACGCGAAGTGCCGAGTATCGTTCCGCCGACATTTAAAATGTTGGCAAACTCCTCATGTTTCATTTTCCTGAAAGAACGATTGATAAGTCCGCTGTATCCGCCTATAATTCCATAAATTTCGACTTTTGGGTCAAACGCCGTTATCGCCTTTACGAATCCGTACATAACGGCGTTAAGCCCGGCGCAATCCCCGCCGCTTGTCAAAAGCCCGATATTCATTATGATCCTTTCGACTTATAATAATATAAACGCTTTTGAAAATATGTATTGCCAAAAAAAGATGTAAAGAATTTAGCAGATTTAACGGCGATTTTTCAGAGTCTTTTCATAGATTTTGCTTATTTTGTTCTACCGCCGCAAAAACAGAATGTAACAGAAATTTTAATTAGCCACGATATTCACGATTTTGTTTGCGACGACAATTACTTTACGAATCGTTAAATTTTCTAAGTACTTTTTGACATTGCCGTTTTCCAGCGCTAATTTTTTGGTTTCTTCCTGCGACGCTCCGTTTGGAATGTCAATTGTCGCTCGCATTTTCCCATTAATCTGAACCCCGATTGTTATACTGTCCTTAATTATAGCCGTTTCATCTACTTTTGGGAACCGCGACCTGAATATCGACTCTTTATTTCCCAAAAATCCCCACAATTCTTCAGACAAATGCGGCGTTATAGGCGCAAGAACTTTCAGCATAATTTCAATCGTTTCCGTCAATACGGTCTTCGAACATTTTTCATTCAACTTTCTAAACGAATTAAGTAATTCCATAGACCGAGCAAGCGCCGTATTGAACTGCCAATTTTCGTCGTAATACTGGATTATGCTCTTGAGGGCGCTGTGGGCGGCAAAACGCATTTCTTTATCGGCAAAACCGTCACCCGCTTTTTGCGAATTTAAGTTTTGAATCGCCTGCGATACGGATTCCCAAAATCTCGTCAAAAATCTTGAAATCCCGATAACGCCTTCTTCTTTCCAAATCCTATCGTTAATCGGAGGAACGTCCGCTAATATGTATGCTCTCATAGTATCTGCGCCGAAGCGGTTTATTATGTCTTCAGGGTCGATTACGTTCAGACGTGTTTTTGACATTTTCGCTACTTCCGCTTCAATTTTTTTGGCACAGTGAACACATTTTCCATCGGAAACTTCGTCGGGTTTGAGCCATTTATGCTGCGGACATCTGTAAGACATTGCGCAAACCATCCCTTGTGTGAATAATTTTTTTGCCGGCTCGTCGAAATCTATGAGTCCCAACTCTTTCATAACCATAGTGAAAAAACGCACGTAAATCAGATGCATGGTCGCATGTTCGATTCCGCCGATATAAATGTCAATCGGTCCCCAGTAATTCGCTTCGTCCTTGCGAAACGGCGCGTCATGACAGTTTGTAGAACAATACCGTAAATAATACCACGACGAATCTACGAAAGTATCCATCGTATCTGTTTCGCGTTTGGCTTCTGCGCCGCATTTTGGGCATTTGCATTTGACAAAACTCTCGCTTCTCGCAAGCGGAGAGTCTCCGTCGGGACGAAATTCCACATCATCGGGAAGTTTTACCGGTAAATCGCTTTCGGGAACGCAAACGACTCCGCATTTGGGACAATGAATAATCGGAATAGGCGCACCCCAGTACCTTTGACGCGACAAAAGCCAATCACGCAGACGATAATTAAGCGTTTTTTTACCGAAACCTTTTTCTTCCAGATACGAAATTATATCGCTCATAGCCTCTCTGTTGTTTCTCCCGCTGAACTGCGCGGAATCTACCAGAATTCCGTCGCCTTCATAAGCGCATTCCATTTCGTTTTCAACTAATTTTTTGTTCGCCGACTGAATTACGACCTTTTTTTCTATGCCGTATTTTTGCGCAAATTCAAAATCGCGCTGATCGTGAGTAGGAACAGCCATTACGACGCCCGTTCCGTAAGACATTATCGCAAAATTCGCTACGAAAATCTTAACTTTCTCGCCATTAACGGGATTTATCGCATAGGCGCCCGTCCAAACAC
This window harbors:
- the leuS gene encoding leucine--tRNA ligase yields the protein MSGYQPSEFEKKWQDKWEYMGLFFAKEDNSKPKKYILSMFPYPSGALHMGHVMNYTINDVIARYSMMNGYNVMTPIGWDSFGLPAENAAIKNGIHPSQNIKINIERMKSQMAMAGWGFDKTRELSTSAEDYYKWTQWLFLQFYKKGLVAQKDGAVNYCPSCKTVLANEQVQEGKCERCGTDVIQKDLRQWYFLMSKYAQKLLDNHEKLTQWPERVIKMQKEWIGRSEGALVGFKIENSDKTIDVYTTRPDTLWGVKFMSMAPQHPLAQELIKGRQNENEIRAKIEEMKKLGTSEKELLSREKEGVWTGAYAINPVNGEKVKIFVANFAIMSYGTGVVMAVPTHDQRDFEFAQKYGIEKKVVIQSANKKLVENEMECAYEGDGILVDSAQFSGRNNREAMSDIISYLEEKGFGKKTLNYRLRDWLLSRQRYWGAPIPIIHCPKCGVVCVPESDLPVKLPDDVEFRPDGDSPLARSESFVKCKCPKCGAEAKRETDTMDTFVDSSWYYLRYCSTNCHDAPFRKDEANYWGPIDIYIGGIEHATMHLIYVRFFTMVMKELGLIDFDEPAKKLFTQGMVCAMSYRCPQHKWLKPDEVSDGKCVHCAKKIEAEVAKMSKTRLNVIDPEDIINRFGADTMRAYILADVPPINDRIWKEEGVIGISRFLTRFWESVSQAIQNLNSQKAGDGFADKEMRFAAHSALKSIIQYYDENWQFNTALARSMELLNSFRKLNEKCSKTVLTETIEIMLKVLAPITPHLSEELWGFLGNKESIFRSRFPKVDETAIIKDSITIGVQINGKMRATIDIPNGASQEETKKLALENGNVKKYLENLTIRKVIVVANKIVNIVAN
- the ppk1 gene encoding polyphosphate kinase 1 encodes the protein MNKFIKNTFVNREYSWLKFNERVLQEASSQDNPLLEKCKFLSIFSSNLDEFFMVRVGSLFNGVHDNPDAKENKTGLTSSEQLLGIYKYTQKLYKFRMKIAKNIFTELKNEGINIINSRLKSKDVDKHFEKYFQKTMLPLLNPMVLDNKHPLIHLENLNMYVILYLEYGGKNSFGILPVPTKCERLVTHTTSYGTKIMTSEDLIYCFADQIFSKYNVVEKSLVRLTRNADVDIEMYSMDFELEYDFSKLLKGQVRSRSNLPPVRLEFSGDCKAIKSFLCKNFVVEPEQCFTIYYFFDYKFLFSIDKYLPLEKVAQLKYSALKSRQVLLAKSNSLITCVLASDLFLSYPFDSMDTFLDLLDEASVDKRVASIKITIYRVDKQSRIIEALRRAKRNDKEVTVIMELAARFDEENNLYLTEILKEAGCTVVYGVGNYKVHSKIMLIVLREDENIFYITHLGTGNYKETTARQYTDLNIITANKEIGEDAAVFFRKISMGDVEIDCKKLLVAPQNLKKVFLQKIKEQTTLAEAGKPAKIVCKMNSLTDVDFIKEFVKASSAGVKIRLIVRGICCLLPNVAGKTENIEVKSIVGRFLEHSRIYSFGEKKPEIYISSADLMTRNVAKRVEIAAPVIDRRIQSKISKMLEIMLADNEKASYLTEDGEYVRKKEAGESSQQFFIDNVI
- a CDS encoding Stealth CR1 domain-containing protein, with product MKIDLVYLWVDGSDKKWLAKKNVELEK
- a CDS encoding glycosyltransferase family 2 protein: MEKKISVIVPIYNADKYLKQTLDSVRFQTYKNLEIVCVLDCPTDNSEKIVNDIAKEDNRVKIVKHSRNMGPAEARNNGIQYATGEYIHFMDADDFLNPDFYGIMINSSVENDADVAVSSVFNEKNPTRSIWFQGNEILFNSDKIYNSMVLVQGWSWRYLIKKNFWDNNNFLFPNLMVMEDTAVALPMLYHANKVVTCPDAVYFYKNREDSILNKKGRNAEEKKIWKENLRNARKIRANFIRKYNIKEPSILKEKLSKRLRKRVICKNAQIEYGKITEKISVIIPIYNAEKYLKQTLDSVRFQTYQHLEIVCVLDCPNDNSAEIVKEIALQDNRIKLVEHSKNRGLPAARNSGAENAGGEYIHFMDADDLLSPDFYEVMISAAEKNNADISACSVFYEKKQWRSVWFQNSEILSNKNDKIKKTEVVISSWAWRYLIKKSFWNEHQFSFPDLVPMEDLPVMIPMIYYANKIVLCPSAVYFYKYRESSILNQNSDKERKKRHHDNRQKARKIFREFMRIHKIKEPSRLLHSIKRRFV
- a CDS encoding capsular polysaccharide synthesis protein, encoding MSCSRSFAKFQIRITIFFIRLIGWLQSGDMKKNKLKGEFVKADILTNYVAKKYLPVVKSVEQKEITVTPPEIIWQFWDNPNGKTTPEIVISCLKSVDKFKGNFEHRILTKSTMENFSDLPNYVLDKFKKEQIDYTHFSDLLRLNLLKNHGGIWLDATGYMTDFVPKYILDEDFFVFLTGELTHFPYSYMQSCFIRTKKGSFLCDAWHEMSMEYWKKETKKLEYFQIHLMFKALVEKNPVAKDLFDKMPHISEDEIQQLVGSNLLKKFDIKEWERIKETSFIQKTTYKIPIGINYSDTYFSKLSEGEI
- a CDS encoding ATP-dependent 6-phosphofructokinase translates to MNIGLLTSGGDCAGLNAVMYGFVKAITAFDPKVEIYGIIGGYSGLINRSFRKMKHEEFANILNVGGTILGTSRLSYKELVKSEDNETITAIKENYHKMGLDILIVLGGQGTYKKAKLLADEGIKLICLPKTIDNDIFGTDITFGFHSAVDVATECIDRIRTTAASHGRTMLVEIMGNKVGWLTLYAGIGGGADIILIPEIPYDIDKVVKAAQKANDRNGYCVMAVAEGAMDKDEAALSKKERCQKREERGEITDSNRIAKVIASALNTETRVMVTGHIVRGGNPTPYDRIICTQMGAYAAKLVNEKQFGATVAISNGKITHNNLVDIAGETKFVSKDHELVQASRDVGITFGD
- a CDS encoding glycosyltransferase family 2 protein is translated as MRKICAITMARNDEFFLNRWVAYYGKILGEENLYIYLDGNDQTAPNGSGDANVFVVEKKGYNVVDAEKRRLDFLSDKAKDLLQKYDLVVGCDADEFLIVDPKIGKTLGEYLSQIKINPSVSGLGLDFGQHLKFERKLDKFQPFLRQREYALLSSRYTKTSVVSKPVRWGSGFHRVRKYNFRIDKNLYLLHFGNADYDALKSRFDDQDFIKTGRIKHLKKRIKVIEDVSNKKCFDGDKIFGFARFVQNIFRPIYAWNKPSMLGMRLIAKIPKRFKELGI